A genomic stretch from Candidatus Nitrotoga arctica includes:
- a CDS encoding anhydro-N-acetylmuramic acid kinase, with the protein MQNHSELFIGIMSGTSLDGIDVVLVDFSTSYPKLLATYFQAYGSKLRDALLVLHHPANDELHQMHLISNELASLYAAATAILLRAADITLGQVRAIGCHGQTIRHRPSEGYTLQLGNSALLAELSGITVVSDFRSRDIAAGGQGAPLVPAFHDRVLRHPSIHRVIVNIGGISNLTNLPPKRQTTGFDCGPGNLLMDAWVALQCGELYDRNGAWAASGQVIPALLQKLLDEPFLHAIPPKSSGRDLFNLAWLKSKLSGDEAPVNVQATLLAFSSRVISDAIHCFCDGAQEIYLCGGGAHNQTLVQNLRISLPDCRIQATDTLGMGVDWLEAIAFAWLAQQRLYGDTVNLTAVTGARHPCILGAIYSA; encoded by the coding sequence ATTCAGAACCATTCTGAATTATTTATAGGTATTATGTCTGGCACCAGCCTGGACGGAATTGATGTTGTCTTGGTTGATTTCTCCACTAGTTATCCTAAATTGCTCGCTACTTACTTCCAAGCTTATGGAAGTAAGCTCAGGGACGCGTTACTAGTCCTGCACCACCCTGCCAATGATGAGCTGCATCAGATGCATTTAATTAGTAATGAATTGGCGAGCTTGTATGCGGCAGCAACAGCAATCTTACTGCGCGCAGCTGATATCACGCTCGGTCAGGTACGCGCTATTGGCTGTCACGGACAAACTATACGTCATCGTCCTAGCGAAGGTTATACCCTGCAATTGGGTAATTCGGCCTTGCTGGCCGAATTGAGCGGTATCACTGTAGTTAGTGACTTCCGCAGCCGTGACATCGCTGCGGGAGGACAAGGCGCCCCTCTCGTTCCTGCTTTTCACGACAGAGTATTGCGCCACCCAAGCATTCATCGCGTTATTGTCAACATCGGTGGCATCAGCAACCTTACTAATCTGCCACCCAAACGCCAAACTACAGGCTTCGATTGCGGCCCGGGCAACTTGTTGATGGATGCATGGGTTGCCCTACAGTGCGGGGAGCTTTATGATCGGAATGGTGCGTGGGCTGCCAGCGGACAGGTCATTCCAGCGCTGCTACAGAAATTGCTGGACGAACCTTTTTTGCATGCCATACCGCCGAAAAGCAGCGGGCGTGATTTATTTAACCTAGCTTGGCTGAAGAGCAAACTAAGTGGCGACGAAGCACCTGTCAATGTACAGGCCACTCTGCTCGCATTTAGCAGCCGCGTTATCTCAGATGCAATCCATTGTTTTTGTGATGGCGCGCAAGAGATTTATTTGTGTGGTGGTGGCGCACATAATCAAACTTTGGTACAAAACCTGCGCATTTCCTTACCGGACTGCCGCATTCAAGCGACTGATACATTAGGCATGGGAGTTGATTGGCTGGAGGCTATCGCTTTTGCCTGGCTGGCACAGCAACGTTTATACGGTGATACCGTCAATTTGACCGCCGTTACTGGTGCACGTCACCCTTGCATACTTGGTGCTATTTATTCGGCTTAA
- a CDS encoding BolA/IbaG family iron-sulfur metabolism protein has product MSCHTTDFKGSVIDALQEAIERQIPSSQAEVSGGGGHFSINVTSSAFAGKNMLESQRMVYSAIAHLMAGDAAPVHAVDSLKTRTPPSA; this is encoded by the coding sequence ATGTCTTGCCACACTACTGATTTCAAAGGCTCCGTCATTGACGCGCTACAAGAGGCAATCGAACGGCAGATTCCTAGTTCACAGGCCGAGGTGAGCGGTGGCGGAGGACACTTTAGTATTAACGTGACGTCGTCTGCGTTCGCTGGCAAAAACATGCTTGAGAGCCAGCGAATGGTGTACAGTGCGATCGCTCACTTGATGGCGGGGGACGCGGCTCCCGTTCACGCAGTCGATAGTTTAAAAACCAGAACACCGCCCAGCGCTTAG
- the erpA gene encoding iron-sulfur cluster insertion protein ErpA: MNEVTEMQDPLVFTDSAANKVKAMIEEEDNSNLKLRIAVSGGGCSGFQYGFTLDEITNEDDTVLNKNGVQLLIDPMSFQYLVGAEIDYQNGLEGSQFVIKNPGATSTCGCGSSFSV; this comes from the coding sequence ATGAACGAAGTAACGGAAATGCAAGATCCACTGGTGTTTACCGACAGTGCGGCCAATAAGGTTAAAGCAATGATTGAAGAAGAAGATAATTCCAACTTGAAGTTGCGAATTGCCGTAAGCGGTGGTGGCTGTTCCGGCTTTCAATATGGTTTTACTTTAGATGAAATAACCAATGAAGACGACACCGTACTGAATAAAAATGGCGTACAGTTATTAATTGACCCGATGAGCTTCCAATATCTAGTGGGCGCAGAAATTGATTATCAGAATGGATTAGAAGGTTCGCAATTCGTCATCAAGAACCCAGGCGCTACTTCTACCTGTGGCTGTGGATCATCTTTTTCAGTTTAA
- a CDS encoding DUF4198 domain-containing protein, with protein sequence MYKPFKYALLSTGFAILSGLASLPAQAHNTWLLPSSTVLSSPQFVTFDAAVSEDFFYFTHRPLAIDTLIITAPDGSNLVSANVVKGELRTTFDVKLEKNGTYTLDIPRSGLRASWKVDGKPKRFMGSAEAFAKEVPVAAQDLEIGESVTHVVTFVTVGAPTAIKPTNHGLELVPVTHPNDLIVGEPAEFQFMVDGKPASDVKVEVMSGQSRYRNALGETRYTSDKQGKVKITWSQPGMYFLNAVLKDNKVSAKQAKERSLSYGVTLEVQAQ encoded by the coding sequence ATGTACAAACCATTTAAATATGCCTTACTGTCAACTGGCTTTGCCATCCTTTCCGGACTGGCTTCTTTGCCGGCGCAGGCACATAACACATGGCTGCTGCCATCGAGCACCGTGCTATCGTCCCCCCAATTTGTAACGTTTGATGCAGCAGTTTCCGAGGATTTTTTTTACTTCACTCATCGCCCCTTAGCCATAGATACCCTTATTATCACTGCGCCTGACGGCAGCAACCTCGTTTCCGCTAATGTTGTTAAAGGTGAATTACGCACGACGTTTGACGTAAAGCTGGAGAAAAACGGCACTTATACGTTAGATATTCCGCGTAGCGGCCTGCGAGCCAGCTGGAAAGTTGATGGCAAACCCAAACGCTTCATGGGGAGCGCGGAAGCATTCGCCAAGGAGGTTCCTGTAGCCGCGCAGGATCTGGAAATTGGCGAATCCGTGACGCATGTCGTCACCTTCGTGACGGTTGGCGCCCCTACAGCAATCAAACCAACTAACCATGGGTTGGAACTGGTGCCCGTTACGCATCCAAATGATCTCATTGTTGGAGAGCCAGCGGAATTCCAGTTTATGGTAGATGGCAAGCCCGCTTCTGATGTTAAAGTTGAAGTAATGAGTGGCCAAAGTCGCTATCGCAATGCGCTAGGTGAAACCAGGTATACATCCGATAAACAGGGCAAAGTAAAAATTACCTGGTCGCAGCCTGGCATGTACTTCCTTAATGCCGTGCTCAAGGATAACAAAGTAAGTGCGAAGCAAGCCAAGGAGCGTAGCCTTTCATATGGCGTTACGCTGGAAGTGCAAGCGCAATAA
- a CDS encoding DUF2271 domain-containing protein: protein MRNWVPRLIPSLVAGLFAHQGVAAELNIKVAIPQINASEYHRPYVAIWIEKPDQSIARSLAVWYSQKSGAEGPGTKWLKDLRQWWRKGGRDVQMPMDGLSGATRPVGDQSLSYNDSKSPLAPGEYRLVVETAREKGGRELVRIPFSLPVKKSEIQKASGQVELGTVNLEIKP from the coding sequence ATGCGTAACTGGGTTCCTCGATTAATACCGTCGCTGGTGGCTGGCTTGTTCGCCCATCAGGGCGTCGCTGCTGAACTGAATATCAAGGTAGCAATACCACAAATCAATGCTTCGGAATATCACCGTCCCTATGTGGCGATATGGATTGAAAAGCCCGATCAAAGTATTGCGAGAAGCTTGGCCGTCTGGTACAGCCAGAAATCTGGGGCGGAAGGACCGGGAACAAAGTGGTTAAAGGATCTCCGGCAATGGTGGCGTAAAGGGGGGCGCGATGTTCAGATGCCGATGGATGGCTTATCTGGCGCAACACGGCCGGTTGGAGATCAGAGTCTAAGTTATAACGATAGCAAGTCACCTTTGGCACCTGGCGAATATCGACTGGTGGTCGAAACGGCACGCGAAAAAGGTGGCCGTGAATTAGTGCGCATCCCTTTTAGCTTGCCCGTCAAAAAATCAGAAATTCAAAAAGCAAGCGGGCAGGTGGAGCTAGGTACCGTTAATCTTGAAATCAAGCCTTAA
- a CDS encoding M23 family metallopeptidase, protein MLNQNTLTQEKKLKLRWLVALSSLPLLGVVTAFGIVPQSDNTYTSLTMVAEEIVLPHDTLAITSATNSKAATFWRNERVQRGDTVTELLRRMQVEDSSASEYLRRDKAAASFRQLAVGKFVQAETNADGSLLALRYLDNNGNQVVIKKGTGGLMTSIQPPLVEQRLLMRTGEISSTLFAATDAVGLPESTANQLAEIFGSDIDFHRDLRKGDKFSVVYEMDYSNGEPVRAGRIRAAEFINQGESYRVVYFKADSSHGDYYTPDGKSIRKAFLRSPLEFSRISSGFSLSRFHPVLNTWRAHKGVDYAAALGTKVKVTADGTVSFVGKQGGYGNVVIVEHQSRHTTVYGHLSRFASGLRRGQRVGQGDIIGFVGMTGLATGPHLHYEFMVNAQHRDPLRAALPDAVPLDNVQKLAFQEATRSLTARLGLLRDTNLAKLD, encoded by the coding sequence ATGCTAAACCAAAACACCCTGACACAAGAAAAAAAATTAAAGCTGCGCTGGCTTGTTGCCTTATCCAGCTTACCCTTGCTTGGCGTGGTTACTGCATTTGGAATTGTACCGCAGTCTGATAATACCTATACATCTCTTACGATGGTCGCGGAAGAAATCGTGCTGCCCCATGACACGCTAGCTATCACTAGTGCCACGAATTCGAAGGCCGCCACATTTTGGCGCAATGAACGTGTGCAACGCGGAGATACAGTAACTGAGCTTTTGCGTCGTATGCAAGTAGAAGATTCCTCTGCCAGCGAATATCTGCGTCGCGATAAAGCCGCAGCATCTTTCCGCCAACTTGCTGTAGGTAAATTCGTGCAAGCTGAAACCAATGCGGATGGTAGTCTGCTGGCGTTACGTTACCTTGATAACAACGGTAACCAAGTTGTTATCAAGAAAGGTACTGGCGGCCTCATGACCAGCATACAGCCCCCTCTGGTTGAACAACGTCTGCTCATGCGTACTGGCGAGATTAGCAGTACTCTGTTTGCTGCAACCGATGCAGTTGGCCTGCCGGAATCGACCGCCAACCAATTGGCTGAAATTTTTGGTAGTGATATTGATTTCCATCGTGATCTGCGCAAAGGGGACAAATTCAGCGTGGTTTACGAAATGGATTATAGCAACGGCGAACCGGTTCGTGCCGGACGTATTCGGGCTGCCGAATTCATCAATCAAGGTGAGAGCTACCGTGTGGTCTATTTTAAAGCTGACAGCAGTCATGGCGATTATTACACACCGGATGGTAAGAGCATACGGAAGGCATTTTTGCGCTCACCACTTGAATTTTCACGCATTAGTTCCGGTTTCAGCCTGTCGCGTTTTCATCCAGTTCTGAACACATGGCGTGCGCATAAAGGCGTGGACTATGCCGCAGCATTAGGCACCAAGGTTAAGGTAACTGCCGATGGGACTGTATCCTTTGTCGGCAAACAAGGCGGTTATGGCAACGTTGTGATAGTGGAGCATCAGAGCCGCCACACCACTGTATATGGGCATCTATCTCGTTTTGCTAGCGGCTTACGCCGCGGTCAGCGTGTGGGGCAGGGGGATATTATTGGCTTTGTCGGTATGACTGGTTTGGCCACGGGTCCGCACTTGCATTATGAGTTCATGGTCAATGCTCAACATCGCGACCCCTTGCGTGCTGCATTGCCGGATGCAGTCCCTCTGGATAACGTGCAGAAGCTTGCCTTCCAAGAAGCTACCCGCAGCCTGACCGCACGCTTGGGCTTATTGCGCGATACTAACTTGGCTAAACTTGACTGA
- a CDS encoding FAD:protein FMN transferase, with amino-acid sequence MLQRRVIIPPRLADLPTRLPAGEVLDVSGEAMGTYWTVKWVDEGVVSPESLTSRIEHVIARVIDEMSTWQEDAFISRFNSAPANSDFALPACFAHVLECAMQLAVDTGGAFDPTVGPLVNLWGFGPDRPITQPPTQIDIAAAQTLCGWRRVVVTDGYICQPGGLYLDFSGIAKGYSVDLIADSLRGLGIHNFLVEVGGELSGSGIKPNGQPWWVALEAPELQGQDQQSIVALYGLAVATSGDYRRYFDHQNIRYSHTLDPRTGYPVADAPFAVSVLHSSCMHADALATALTVLGVQAGLEYAVHRHIAAIFTQMEAGKPVQYVSPAMLEMVEEV; translated from the coding sequence TTGTTGCAACGCAGAGTTATTATTCCGCCGCGACTGGCTGACTTACCGACTCGCCTGCCAGCCGGAGAGGTGCTCGATGTGTCCGGGGAGGCGATGGGTACATATTGGACCGTCAAGTGGGTTGATGAAGGTGTTGTTAGTCCTGAATCGCTGACTAGCCGGATCGAGCATGTCATTGCGCGGGTCATTGATGAAATGAGTACCTGGCAAGAAGATGCTTTTATCAGTCGCTTCAATAGTGCTCCGGCTAACAGCGATTTTGCTCTCCCAGCCTGTTTTGCTCATGTGCTGGAGTGTGCGATGCAGCTTGCTGTAGATACTGGTGGCGCATTCGATCCCACCGTCGGGCCTCTTGTGAATCTTTGGGGATTTGGCCCTGATCGCCCCATTACACAGCCGCCTACACAGATTGATATTGCTGCTGCACAAACATTGTGCGGATGGCGCCGTGTCGTTGTGACGGATGGCTATATTTGCCAGCCGGGTGGGCTTTATCTGGACTTTTCCGGTATTGCCAAAGGATACAGTGTTGATCTGATTGCGGACAGTTTGCGCGGTCTAGGGATACATAACTTTCTGGTGGAAGTGGGTGGCGAACTTTCCGGTAGCGGCATTAAGCCGAACGGGCAGCCATGGTGGGTAGCACTGGAAGCGCCGGAATTGCAGGGACAAGATCAGCAATCAATTGTCGCGCTATACGGATTGGCGGTCGCAACGTCTGGTGACTATCGTCGTTATTTCGATCACCAAAATATTCGCTACTCGCATACCCTTGACCCGCGTACAGGCTATCCGGTAGCCGATGCACCGTTTGCGGTCAGCGTATTGCATAGCTCCTGTATGCACGCCGATGCACTGGCAACGGCGCTGACTGTACTGGGTGTGCAGGCGGGACTTGAATATGCAGTGCATCGCCATATTGCAGCCATATTTACCCAAATGGAGGCGGGTAAGCCGGTGCAATATGTTTCCCCAGCAATGCTGGAGATGGTAGAGGAAGTCTGA
- a CDS encoding co-chaperone GroES, with the protein MLVRPLHDRVVIKRMEEERKTASGIVIPDAATEKPDQGVIVAVGNGKYGDDGKLLPMSVKVGDKVLFGKHARQTFKIEGQEYITMHEEEIIGVIEA; encoded by the coding sequence ATGTTGGTCCGTCCTTTGCATGATCGTGTCGTTATCAAGCGCATGGAAGAAGAACGTAAAACTGCGTCCGGAATTGTGATTCCTGATGCCGCTACTGAGAAGCCTGATCAAGGCGTAATTGTCGCTGTAGGTAACGGTAAATACGGTGATGACGGCAAACTACTCCCGATGTCTGTAAAAGTTGGCGATAAAGTTTTGTTCGGCAAACACGCTCGTCAGACTTTTAAAATAGAAGGCCAAGAATACATAACCATGCATGAAGAAGAAATTATTGGCGTAATCGAAGCTTAA
- the groL gene encoding chaperonin GroEL (60 kDa chaperone family; promotes refolding of misfolded polypeptides especially under stressful conditions; forms two stacked rings of heptamers to form a barrel-shaped 14mer; ends can be capped by GroES; misfolded proteins enter the barrel where they are refolded when GroES binds): protein MAAKDVKFHDSARSKMVAGVNILANAVKVTLGPKGRNVVLERSYGAPTITKDGVSVAKEIELKDKFENMGAQMVKEVASKTSDVAGDGTTTATVLAQSIVQEGMKFVAAGMNPMDLKRGIDKAVLAVAEELKKLSKPCTTSTEIAQVGSISANSDANIGKIISDAMDKVGKEGVITVEDGKSLDNELELVEGMQFDRGYLSPYFINDQEKQNVVMESPYILLHDKKISNIRDLLPLLEQVAKAGRPMLIIAEDVDGEALATLVVNNIRGILKTVAVKAPGFGSRRQSMLEDIAILTGGTVIAEEVGLSLEKATLADLGQAKRIEVNKENTILIDGAGNEEAIQGRISQISKQFEEATSDYDKEKLVERKAKLAGGVAVIKVGAATEVEMKEKKARVEDALHATRAAVEEGIVPGGGVALLRAKAVVASLKGDNHDQDAGITIVLRAMESPLRCIVDNAGDEPSVVVNKVLEGKGNYGYNAASGQYGDMLAMGVVDPTKVTRIALQNAASIAGLMLTTGCMVAELHEDKPAVDLGGGGGGGMGGMGGMGGMM from the coding sequence ATGGCAGCAAAAGACGTGAAATTTCATGATAGTGCACGCAGTAAAATGGTTGCAGGTGTTAACATTTTAGCCAACGCGGTCAAAGTAACTCTTGGCCCGAAAGGTCGTAACGTAGTATTGGAGCGCTCTTACGGCGCGCCCACAATCACCAAGGATGGTGTGTCTGTCGCCAAGGAAATCGAACTGAAGGATAAGTTCGAGAACATGGGCGCGCAAATGGTCAAAGAAGTGGCTTCTAAAACCTCTGACGTAGCGGGTGACGGCACGACTACCGCGACTGTGCTGGCACAGTCCATCGTACAGGAAGGCATGAAATTTGTAGCTGCTGGTATGAACCCGATGGATCTGAAGCGCGGTATCGACAAGGCAGTCCTTGCAGTAGCAGAGGAATTAAAGAAGTTGTCTAAGCCATGCACTACTTCTACCGAAATTGCTCAAGTTGGCTCAATTTCTGCTAACTCTGACGCCAATATAGGCAAGATTATTTCTGACGCGATGGACAAGGTAGGTAAAGAAGGTGTAATCACCGTTGAGGATGGTAAATCGCTCGATAACGAACTTGAATTGGTCGAGGGTATGCAGTTTGATCGCGGCTATCTGTCGCCATATTTTATTAACGACCAAGAAAAGCAAAATGTAGTGATGGAAAGCCCCTACATTTTGTTGCACGACAAAAAAATCTCCAACATTCGTGATCTGTTGCCGCTGCTGGAGCAAGTTGCCAAGGCGGGTCGTCCGATGTTAATTATTGCTGAAGATGTAGATGGCGAAGCGCTGGCTACTCTAGTGGTGAACAACATCCGTGGAATTCTGAAGACAGTTGCGGTTAAGGCTCCGGGCTTCGGCAGCAGGCGTCAATCCATGCTGGAAGACATTGCTATTCTGACTGGCGGTACAGTGATTGCCGAAGAAGTCGGCTTGTCACTTGAAAAGGCTACTCTCGCGGATTTGGGTCAAGCCAAGCGTATAGAAGTAAATAAAGAAAATACCATTCTTATTGATGGCGCAGGTAATGAAGAAGCGATCCAGGGCCGTATCTCTCAAATCTCCAAACAGTTCGAAGAGGCAACCAGTGATTATGACAAAGAAAAACTGGTAGAGCGTAAGGCCAAATTGGCTGGCGGTGTGGCAGTGATTAAAGTTGGTGCTGCAACTGAAGTTGAAATGAAAGAGAAAAAAGCGCGCGTGGAAGATGCGCTGCATGCGACCCGTGCAGCAGTGGAAGAAGGAATTGTTCCCGGCGGCGGCGTCGCCTTGTTGCGCGCCAAGGCAGTAGTGGCAAGCTTGAAGGGGGACAACCATGACCAAGACGCGGGCATTACCATTGTGTTGCGTGCCATGGAATCACCACTACGTTGCATCGTAGATAACGCAGGTGACGAGCCTTCAGTAGTGGTCAACAAAGTGCTGGAAGGCAAAGGCAACTATGGCTACAACGCTGCGAGTGGACAGTATGGCGACATGCTGGCAATGGGCGTAGTCGATCCTACTAAGGTTACGCGTATCGCATTGCAAAATGCTGCTTCTATCGCTGGCTTGATGCTAACCACTGGATGCATGGTGGCTGAGTTACACGAAGACAAGCCTGCCGTTGATTTGGGCGGCGGCGGCGGTGGTGGTATGGGCGGCATGGGCGGCATGGGCGGCATGATGTAA
- a CDS encoding flavodoxin domain-containing protein, with product MSRMILAGLIILTYLALSVWVIRRHHKKQLVFQGTERADVLLAFASQTGHAEQLAVLTSEMLLVAGLPVQVKPLSAVTTEMLSGFRRVLFVVSTTGEGDAPENAVDFMRAEMHGTRRLDTLEYGLLALGDRRYSNFCGFGHLLDTWLQQSHALPLFDMVEVDDGDAGALRHWQSQLGLLTGSTATTDWNTPIYQSWRLKDRQLLNPGSAGEAVYHLKLEALESSESWQAGDIAEIGPRNSPEAITRLLSVLGLQAEAVGNEYGATLSQCLADRSLPFSVADMDVLRGLPPKALVAVLKPLSHREYSIASLPHEGLELVVRQFRHENGQLGHGSGWLTEYARIGDEVALRVRRNIAFHAPANATPLILIGSGTGIAGLRAHLKASIGAGQHRHWLFFGERNKAHDDYFGNELQGWHQQGVLTRLDIAWSRDQDKPIYVQDMIRNAVNELRMWLHDGATILVCGSANRMAPAVHHALVEIVGDKAMATLAASGRYRRDVY from the coding sequence ATGAGCAGGATGATTCTTGCCGGGCTCATTATCCTTACTTACTTGGCTCTGAGCGTATGGGTCATTCGCCGACATCACAAAAAACAATTGGTATTTCAGGGAACGGAGCGAGCAGATGTGTTGCTGGCTTTTGCCAGTCAAACGGGGCATGCAGAACAACTGGCCGTGCTTACCTCTGAGATGCTGCTTGTGGCGGGGTTGCCGGTTCAGGTCAAGCCTTTATCCGCAGTGACGACGGAAATGCTATCCGGTTTTCGTCGTGTACTGTTCGTCGTCAGTACCACTGGTGAAGGTGATGCGCCCGAAAACGCGGTGGATTTCATGCGTGCTGAGATGCATGGAACCCGCAGGCTTGACACTCTTGAATATGGCTTGTTGGCTTTGGGTGACCGACGTTATAGCAATTTTTGTGGTTTCGGTCACTTGCTGGATACTTGGTTGCAACAATCCCATGCATTGCCGTTATTTGACATGGTAGAGGTGGATGATGGCGATGCAGGCGCGCTACGTCATTGGCAGTCACAACTAGGCCTGTTAACGGGATCGACCGCAACTACTGACTGGAATACTCCTATATATCAATCCTGGCGCCTCAAAGATCGCCAGCTTCTGAATCCAGGCAGTGCAGGAGAGGCTGTATATCATCTTAAACTGGAAGCCTTGGAGTCCAGCGAGAGCTGGCAAGCTGGCGATATTGCTGAAATTGGTCCGCGTAATTCTCCTGAGGCTATCACGAGGTTGTTAAGCGTGTTGGGATTGCAGGCCGAAGCTGTGGGCAATGAATATGGGGCAACTTTAAGTCAATGCCTGGCTGACCGGTCACTTCCATTCAGTGTTGCTGACATGGATGTGTTGCGAGGTTTACCGCCTAAGGCGCTGGTGGCAGTATTGAAACCGCTTTCACACCGTGAGTACTCTATTGCCTCACTACCGCATGAAGGACTTGAACTCGTAGTTCGCCAATTCCGCCATGAAAATGGGCAGCTAGGGCATGGTTCCGGGTGGCTGACAGAATATGCGAGGATCGGAGATGAAGTCGCCTTGCGTGTGAGGCGGAACATTGCATTTCATGCTCCTGCAAATGCGACACCGCTGATACTTATTGGTAGCGGTACCGGTATTGCAGGTTTACGTGCGCACCTAAAAGCCAGTATAGGTGCTGGCCAGCACCGTCATTGGCTGTTTTTCGGCGAACGTAATAAAGCGCACGATGACTATTTCGGCAATGAGTTGCAAGGGTGGCATCAACAGGGCGTATTGACCCGATTGGATATTGCATGGTCTCGCGATCAAGATAAACCGATTTACGTCCAGGATATGATCCGTAACGCAGTGAATGAATTGCGTATGTGGTTGCATGACGGTGCTACTATCCTGGTTTGCGGTAGCGCCAACAGAATGGCACCTGCTGTGCATCATGCGCTGGTTGAAATCGTAGGAGATAAGGCAATGGCCACATTAGCTGCTAGTGGGCGATATCGGAGAGATGTCTATTAG
- a CDS encoding DUF1566 domain-containing protein encodes MTTTSSLPQSNIQAKPSNPDIAIPTRFEISTDGSEVTDNKTGRIWRRCPEGMLTITTGCTGVATAYTWDQALALAKHEAMSTGKAWRLPFANELSSIVDTSVRNPAINTAIFPMKWPTPAAHFWSIEPAKDNSSFAWGVSFYDGKVDFHQRGDGGRVRLVRTGQFAVPIDATGAVENSVYP; translated from the coding sequence ATGACAACTACCTCGTCCCTGCCGCAAAGCAACATTCAGGCCAAACCAAGCAACCCTGATATTGCAATCCCGACCCGATTCGAAATCTCGACCGATGGCAGCGAAGTCACTGACAACAAGACTGGCCGAATCTGGCGGCGTTGTCCTGAGGGCATGCTGACGATTACCACTGGCTGTACTGGGGTCGCAACCGCTTATACTTGGGATCAAGCGCTAGCCTTAGCTAAACACGAAGCGATGTCCACAGGTAAAGCTTGGCGTCTGCCCTTTGCAAATGAACTATCAAGTATAGTGGATACAAGCGTTAGAAATCCGGCGATTAATACAGCCATCTTTCCAATGAAATGGCCAACACCTGCTGCACATTTCTGGTCGATTGAGCCTGCGAAAGATAACTCGTCCTTTGCTTGGGGTGTCAGTTTTTACGATGGCAAAGTGGATTTCCACCAACGTGGTGACGGTGGTCGGGTAAGATTAGTGCGTACGGGACAATTTGCCGTTCCCATCGATGCTACGGGGGCAGTGGAGAATTCAGTTTATCCATGA
- a CDS encoding PepSY-associated TM helix domain-containing protein, with product MQKLPAQQKRAFWLRQLYLWHWISSAGCLVGMLLFAVTGLTLNNASHIEAKPIVKKSTIVLPASLLTYLQAQPVSNKASLPHAVADWLMGSMDIDAADKPAEWSAEEVYVSLPRPGGDAWLSINRESGEMDYEITNRGWISYLNDLHKGRNTGTAWSWFLDVFSSMALVFSLTGLCLLYMHSANRPSTWPLVGIGVVIPLVLAILFIH from the coding sequence ATGCAAAAACTACCTGCGCAGCAGAAGCGCGCTTTTTGGCTTCGCCAACTTTATCTATGGCATTGGATAAGTTCTGCTGGATGTTTGGTTGGTATGCTGCTTTTTGCAGTAACCGGACTAACGCTTAATAATGCCAGTCATATTGAGGCGAAACCGATAGTCAAGAAGTCAACAATCGTTTTGCCCGCATCACTGTTGACGTATTTACAAGCTCAGCCCGTTAGCAATAAAGCATCGTTACCGCATGCAGTGGCGGATTGGCTGATGGGTAGTATGGATATTGATGCCGCTGACAAACCGGCAGAGTGGTCGGCAGAAGAGGTTTATGTTTCGCTGCCGCGTCCTGGCGGTGATGCCTGGCTAAGCATAAACCGTGAAAGCGGTGAAATGGATTATGAAATTACCAATCGCGGTTGGATTTCTTACCTGAATGATCTGCATAAAGGCCGCAATACAGGTACGGCTTGGAGCTGGTTTCTGGATGTATTTTCATCCATGGCGCTGGTGTTCAGTCTGACAGGTTTATGTCTGCTTTACATGCATTCAGCCAATCGCCCATCTACTTGGCCGTTAGTGGGTATAGGAGTGGTAATACCATTAGTGCTGGCCATTTTGTTTATTCATTAG